The following are from one region of the Gemmatimonadales bacterium genome:
- the ilvA gene encoding threonine ammonia-lyase, producing the protein MADNTAPARLVVGGIIGVALTSPGHRFTNAPTASHFVFTLTVGDFQQVRDRIAPHIKRTPLLTSRQLSELTGYDVRLKAELFQRGGSYKIRGPLNKLSQMSDEERRRGVVCSSAGNHAQGVALAAKIHGVRAVVCMATNATPSKIAATKGYGAEVVLHGSIWDEANEKAKELVRDEGLTYIHPFDDEQLIAGQGTLGLEIVQDWPEVDAIVVPIGGGGLISGTSMAAKSHNPAIRVIGVESSDGPAMKTSVERGELTTIECNTIIDGLRVRRTGVINFGVVQRFVDEIVALPDREIFEAMIWVMERCKLVVEGAAAAPVGALLHDLVKLPRGSKVAVVLSGGNVSLDQLRGLRWN; encoded by the coding sequence ATGGCGGATAATACAGCGCCGGCGCGGTTGGTGGTCGGCGGGATCATCGGCGTCGCGCTAACTTCTCCCGGTCACCGTTTCACCAACGCACCGACTGCGAGCCATTTCGTGTTCACATTGACCGTCGGCGATTTCCAGCAGGTGCGCGACCGGATCGCGCCGCACATCAAGCGCACGCCGCTGCTCACGTCACGCCAGTTGAGCGAGCTCACCGGTTACGACGTGCGTCTCAAGGCCGAACTCTTCCAGCGCGGCGGCTCCTACAAGATCCGCGGACCGCTCAACAAGCTGTCGCAGATGTCGGATGAAGAGCGGCGCCGCGGCGTGGTCTGCTCATCGGCGGGGAATCACGCGCAGGGCGTCGCCCTCGCGGCGAAGATCCACGGAGTGCGCGCCGTGGTCTGCATGGCGACGAACGCCACGCCGTCGAAGATCGCGGCGACAAAGGGATACGGCGCCGAGGTGGTCCTGCACGGCAGCATCTGGGATGAAGCGAACGAGAAGGCGAAAGAACTGGTCCGCGACGAGGGGCTGACCTACATCCATCCGTTCGACGACGAGCAGCTGATCGCGGGACAGGGGACGCTCGGACTCGAGATCGTGCAGGATTGGCCGGAGGTTGACGCGATCGTGGTGCCGATCGGCGGTGGCGGGCTGATCAGCGGCACCTCGATGGCCGCCAAGAGCCACAACCCCGCGATCCGCGTGATCGGGGTTGAATCGTCCGATGGCCCGGCGATGAAGACCAGCGTCGAACGAGGCGAGCTGACGACGATCGAGTGCAACACCATCATCGACGGCCTGCGGGTACGGCGCACCGGTGTCATCAACTTCGGTGTGGTGCAGCGCTTCGTCGACGAGATCGTGGCGCTTCCCGATCGCGAGATTTTCGAGGCGATGATCTGGGTGATGGAGCGGTGCAAGCTGGTCGTCGAAGGCGCGGCTGCGGCACCGGTCGGAGCGCTGCTTCACGACCTGGTGAAGCTTCCCAGGGGATCGAAGGTTGCGGTGGTCCTGAGCGGCGGCAACGTGAGCCTCGACCAGCTTCGCGGGCTGCGCTGGAACTGA
- the ftcD gene encoding glutamate formimidoyltransferase, whose amino-acid sequence MPRLIECVPNFSEGRDSAVIRQITDAIAAVSGVRLLNVDPGAATNRTVVTFVGDPDAVIEAAFRGIKIAASVIDMRHHTGEHPRMGATDVCPLVPISGITMDETVAYARQLAERVGRELSIPVYLYEAAQPDRARNNLSVIRAGEYEGLERKLADPAWKPDFGPATFNAQSGATVIGARDFLVAYNVNLNTTSTRRANAIAFDVREAGRTVKDAGGKDVVLPGTLKAVKAIGWYIAEYGVAQVSINLTNISVTPLHVAFDEVCRAANARGVRVTGSELVGLVPLQSLVDAGRYFLHKQQRSSGVSEAELVRIAIRSLGLDELAPFNPEERVIEYLLRDPADTRLVSMTLADFTAETASESAAPGGGSVAAAIGALGAALGTMVANLSSHKRGWDERWKEFSDVADAGQRHTRELLHLVDEDTRAFTRVMTAMGMPKGTENEKAARREAIQAATRYATEVPLRVMETALASMSVIEAMAKKGQESSVSDAGVGALCARSAVMGAYLNVRINAAQLADRAFADGIVAQGARIEQEAQQRETTILAIVNSKLQGGGAG is encoded by the coding sequence ATGCCCCGTCTCATCGAATGTGTCCCCAACTTCTCCGAAGGCCGCGACAGTGCGGTCATCCGCCAGATCACCGACGCGATCGCCGCAGTTTCCGGCGTCCGCCTCCTCAACGTGGACCCCGGCGCCGCCACCAACCGGACCGTGGTCACCTTTGTCGGCGATCCCGACGCGGTCATCGAAGCGGCGTTCCGGGGGATCAAGATCGCCGCAAGCGTGATCGACATGCGGCACCACACGGGCGAGCATCCACGCATGGGTGCCACCGACGTCTGCCCGCTGGTCCCGATCTCCGGCATCACGATGGACGAGACCGTGGCATACGCCAGGCAGCTCGCCGAGCGCGTCGGGCGCGAGCTCTCGATTCCGGTGTACCTCTACGAAGCGGCACAACCCGATCGCGCCCGCAACAATCTCTCGGTGATCCGCGCGGGCGAATACGAGGGGCTCGAACGCAAGCTCGCCGATCCCGCATGGAAACCCGATTTCGGGCCGGCGACGTTCAACGCGCAGAGCGGTGCAACCGTGATCGGCGCGCGCGACTTCCTCGTGGCGTACAACGTCAACCTCAACACGACGTCGACACGGCGCGCCAACGCCATCGCATTCGACGTGCGTGAAGCGGGGCGCACGGTCAAGGATGCCGGCGGCAAGGACGTCGTCCTCCCCGGCACACTGAAAGCAGTGAAGGCGATCGGGTGGTACATCGCGGAATACGGCGTGGCCCAGGTCTCGATCAACCTCACCAACATCTCCGTCACGCCGCTGCATGTCGCGTTCGACGAAGTCTGCCGCGCCGCCAACGCGCGCGGCGTGCGGGTGACCGGATCCGAACTGGTCGGCCTGGTGCCACTGCAATCGCTGGTCGATGCCGGCCGCTACTTCCTGCACAAGCAGCAGCGGTCGAGCGGGGTCTCCGAAGCCGAGCTGGTCCGGATTGCGATCCGGTCCCTCGGCCTCGACGAACTCGCGCCATTCAATCCGGAGGAACGGGTGATCGAATATCTGCTGCGTGACCCCGCCGATACGCGGCTGGTATCGATGACGCTCGCCGACTTCACCGCCGAAACCGCCAGCGAGAGCGCCGCGCCCGGCGGCGGATCGGTGGCCGCCGCCATCGGGGCACTCGGCGCGGCACTCGGCACGATGGTGGCGAATCTCTCCAGCCACAAGCGCGGCTGGGACGAGCGCTGGAAGGAGTTCAGCGACGTCGCCGATGCCGGGCAGCGCCATACCCGCGAACTCCTTCACCTGGTCGACGAGGACACCCGGGCTTTTACTCGCGTGATGACCGCGATGGGGATGCCCAAGGGGACCGAAAACGAAAAGGCGGCGCGCCGGGAGGCCATCCAGGCGGCGACGCGGTACGCCACCGAAGTGCCGCTGCGCGTCATGGAAACCGCCCTCGCATCGATGTCAGTGATCGAGGCGATGGCGAAGAAGGGTCAGGAGAGTTCGGTGTCGGACGCCGGTGTCGGCGCGCTGTGCGCCCGCAGTGCGGTGATGGGCGCCTACCTCAACGTCCGGATCAACGCCGCACAACTCGCCGACCGGGCGTTCGCGGACGGGATTGTGGCTCAGGGTGCGCGAATCGAACAGGAAGCACAGCAACGCGAGACGACAATTCTCGCGATCGTGAACAGCAAGCTTCAGGGAGGCGGTGCGGGCTGA
- a CDS encoding MaoC family dehydratase yields the protein MSPADGNSALLVVGQKARRSQTFTALDVERYAVLSGDRNPLHFDSAFVAGTSFGKLVVQGGLTTGVLHALVATDLPGPGTVFLSQNWKFTAPVFIGDTVTAEAEVVSVHASKPVTQLAIRVWRDDGTTVLEGEAWCYRFQPAPPP from the coding sequence ATGTCGCCGGCCGACGGGAATTCGGCGTTGCTGGTGGTGGGCCAGAAGGCGCGTCGTTCGCAGACCTTCACCGCCCTGGACGTGGAGCGGTACGCGGTCCTGAGCGGCGATCGCAATCCGCTCCACTTCGATTCGGCGTTTGTCGCGGGGACATCGTTTGGCAAGCTCGTGGTGCAGGGCGGTCTCACCACCGGCGTGCTGCACGCCCTCGTCGCCACCGATCTGCCGGGACCTGGAACGGTCTTCCTGAGCCAGAACTGGAAATTCACCGCGCCGGTCTTCATCGGCGACACGGTGACCGCCGAGGCCGAGGTCGTGAGCGTGCACGCGTCGAAACCGGTGACGCAACTGGCGATCCGCGTCTGGCGGGACGACGGAACCACGGTACTCGAGGGCGAAGCGTGGTGTTACCGCTTTCAGCCCGCACCGCCTCCCTGA